One Vicugna pacos chromosome X, VicPac4, whole genome shotgun sequence DNA window includes the following coding sequences:
- the LOC116277849 gene encoding RNA polymerase II elongation factor ELL2-like, which yields MDRHDYMSVYGGRAVRAVVHQDGDAVMEETASIEPRQGNVSVLPRQLTSPAIQPIDSSGNHENTVAPQAAFQFQGHQGLLIIPPDNSPTDIYNFDYQLSNVHEDNYQDHTQPTVSSCSTSQPSGWHLVQDEMTECKTTDSYQTSQTRKTQGEEEPCNRGRRFRRPDTQKRRPVRKAPQANPDPVPERKRTAPINPAYTVRKSRVANRVHMRPLRDRVIHLLALRDYKKPELFVRLQKDGIPKSDKNSLGKILQQVASLNPRTLSYTLKDYAFKELQRDWPGYNELDRQTLDLVLSRKLCPFQNATGTNPPEASLASSRDETLSPSEEQLLDSAVIDCSKKRKVRISHVTTTVQTTSSGHLSDTSNSSAAGHSPPLEAAPDHIMQPSPTAYLPTWSPPQPVSSSCSFCSSTEGPEAQDSDVDSFSQNSTTPEGQEGEYTFEKIASISIQMKCSKDLLSDGQFRCKITEHKVKNQEYTIKITQKLKTDREGQGEGENLNSSEEVQNVGTASDNTCSTSDFPDYLTDYVTIVSSEQRQRYEQIFRVEYDEYKALYTKIMTLSKTYISLNSKRKYLSPDSKEYQAINKKISLEYQKMKQVNPTYCAEKKRCHYLYKKLSHIKKLINNYDEQQIELALEQC from the coding sequence ACACGACTATATGTCAGTTTATGGAGGCAGAGCAGTGAGGGCAGTGGTACACCAGGATGGAGACGCAGTCATGGAGGAGACAGCCAGCATAGAGCCAAGGCAGGGCAATGTCTCTGTGCTGCCCAGGCAGCTTACCAGCCCAGCCATTCAGCCAATTGACTCTTCTGGGAACCATGAGAACACAGTAGCCCCTCAAGCTGCTTTTCAATTCCAAGGACACCAAGGGCTTCTCATAATCCCCCCAGACAATTCACCCACTGATATATACAACTTTGACTATCAGTTGTCAAATGTGCATGAAGACAATTATCAAGATCATACCCAACCAACAGTCTCAAGCTGTAGTACCTCACAGCCCAGTGGCTGGCACTTGGTGCAAGATGAAATGACGGAGTGTAAAACAACCGACTCTTACCAGACGTCGCAAACAAGAAAGACCCAGGGAGAGGAGGAACCCTGCAACAGAGGGAGGAGATTTAGAAGACCAGATACACAGAAAAGAAGGCCAGTTCGGAAAGCGCCTCAAGCCAATCCAGATCCAGTACCTGAGAGAAAAAGAACAGCTCCCATTAACCCTGCATATACAGTTAGAAAATCACGCGTGGCCAACAGGGTCCACATGCGGCCATTAAGGGACAGGGTAATTCACTTACTGGCGCTGAGGGACTACAAGAAACCTGAACTCTTTGTTCGACTTCAGAAAGATGGCATCCCCAAAAGTGACAAGAACTCCCTTGGAAAAATTCTGCAGCAGGTAGCCAGTCTGAATCCTCGTACTCTTTCATATACTTTAAAGGATTATGCTTTTAAAGAGCTCCAAAGAGACTGGCCTGGATACAATGAACTAGATAGGCAGACATTGGACTTGGTGCTTTCCAGAAAACTATGTCCATTTCAGAATGCTACTGGCACCAACCCCCCAGAAGCTTCTCTAGCTTCCAGTAGAGATGAAACGTTGTCTCCTTCTGAGGAACAGCTTCTCGATTCAGCTGTTATTGAttgttcaaagaaaagaaaagttagaaTATCTCACGTGACAACTACAGTACAGACAACGTCAAGCGGTCATTTGAGTGACACCAGTAACAGCTCTGCTGCGGGTCACTCACCACCCTTGGAAGCTGCCCCCGATCACATCATGCAACCATCGCCCACAGCCTACCTTCCCACTTGGAGTCCTCCTCAGCCTGTAAGTTCcagctgcagcttctgcagctctaCAGAAGGACCCGAGGCTCAAGATTCAGATGTTGACAGTTTTAGTCAAAACAGTACGACCCCTGAGGGCCAAGAGGGTGAATACACTTTTGAAAAGATAGCCTCTATTTCAATTCAAATGAAGTGTTCGAAAGATCTTTTGTCTGATGGGCAGTTCAGGTGTAAAATTACGGAACATAAAGTAAAGAACCAGGAGTACACTATTAAGATTACACAGAAACTGAAGACAGATCGCGAAGGACAAGGTGAAGGTGAAAACCTGAATTCAAGTGAAGAAGTTCAAAACGTTGGCACTGCCTCTGACAACACCTGCTCAACGTCTGACTTTCCGGATTACCTGACTGACTACGTCACCATAGTCTCCTCTGAGCAACGTCAGCGCTATGAGCAGATATTTCGAGTAGAATATGATGAATACAAGGCCCTGTATACCAAGATAATGACTTTATCTAAGACATATATTTCCCTAAATTCAAAAAGGAAGTACCTTTCTCCAGACTCAAAGGAATATCAGGctattaataaaaaaatctcACTGGAATATCAGAAGATGAAACAGGTTAATCCCACTTACtgtgcagagaaaaaaagatGCCATTATCTTTACAAAAAGCTGTCTCACATTAAAAAGTTGATAAATAATTATGATGAGCAGCAAATAGAGTTAGCACTAGAGCAGTGCTAG